From Kineosporia succinea, the proteins below share one genomic window:
- a CDS encoding iron-containing alcohol dehydrogenase — protein MAPHSFALTMPSDIRFGAGRRAEAVDVTARIAGGGTVLLVTGSSDRHAGPLRQGLEDAGVTVVTARAVGEPTVEAITDVVRTARGARARVVLGVGGGSVLDTAKAAAALVDNGDPLDHLEVVGKGRALQNPVLPWIAVPTTAGTGSEVTRNAVLTAGRVKVSLRSPHLLARVAIVDPDLLQGLPRTPLVHGALDALVQLVEPLISCRANPVTDALARQGLAASLKALPGADTTQAETRENLALASLLGGICLANSGLGAVHGLAGVAGGMLGAPHGALCAAFLPAVLEADLKALRRDPNPQAQQRLDALGPLVTGDPTATATEAIQALTTLTRTLRIPRLADLGLTDGHVDELVQGALAASSTQANPLPLTETEMRDAVLASR, from the coding sequence ATGGCCCCGCACTCTTTCGCCCTCACGATGCCCAGCGACATCCGCTTCGGCGCCGGCCGCCGGGCCGAAGCGGTCGACGTGACCGCACGGATCGCCGGTGGGGGCACCGTCCTGCTGGTCACGGGCTCGTCCGACCGGCACGCCGGCCCCCTGCGCCAGGGGCTCGAGGACGCCGGGGTCACCGTGGTCACGGCCCGTGCCGTGGGTGAGCCCACGGTCGAGGCGATCACGGACGTGGTCCGCACCGCCCGGGGCGCCCGGGCTCGCGTCGTGCTCGGGGTGGGCGGCGGATCCGTGCTCGACACCGCCAAGGCCGCCGCCGCCCTCGTCGACAACGGCGACCCCCTCGACCACCTGGAGGTCGTCGGGAAGGGCCGCGCGCTCCAGAACCCGGTCCTGCCCTGGATCGCCGTCCCCACCACCGCCGGCACCGGCTCCGAGGTCACCAGGAACGCCGTCCTCACCGCCGGCCGGGTCAAGGTCAGCCTCCGCAGCCCCCACCTGCTCGCCCGCGTCGCCATCGTCGACCCCGACCTGCTCCAGGGCCTCCCGCGCACCCCTCTCGTCCACGGCGCCCTCGACGCCCTCGTCCAGCTCGTCGAGCCCCTCATCTCCTGCCGCGCGAACCCCGTCACCGACGCCCTCGCCCGACAAGGCCTCGCCGCATCCCTCAAAGCCCTTCCCGGAGCCGACACCACCCAGGCCGAGACCCGCGAGAACCTGGCCCTGGCGAGCCTGCTCGGCGGCATCTGCCTGGCCAACTCCGGTCTGGGCGCGGTGCACGGCCTGGCCGGCGTCGCGGGCGGCATGCTCGGCGCCCCACACGGCGCCCTCTGCGCCGCCTTCCTGCCCGCTGTGCTCGAGGCCGACCTCAAGGCCCTCCGGCGCGACCCGAACCCGCAGGCCCAGCAGCGGCTCGACGCCCTCGGCCCCCTCGTCACCGGCGACCCCACCGCCACGGCCACCGAGGCGATCCAGGCCCTCACCACCTTGACCCGGACCCTCCGGATCCCCCGTCTCGCCGATCTCGGGCTGACCGACGGGCACGTCGACGAGCTCGTTCAGGGCGCCCTCGCCGCATCCTCCACCCAGGCCAACCCCCTGCCCCTCACCGAGACGGAGATGAGGGACGCGGTGCTCGCCTCCCGCTGA